The genomic region GCGGAGTCGTTCCTGGCTGCTCCCTTGCTGGCCGAACAAGACGGGCCGCTGCTGGACGTGGGCTCCGGCGCGGGCTTCCCGGGGCTGGCGTTGAAGATTTACCGTCCGGAACTTACTGTTTATCTTCTGGAGCCTCGAGTTAAACGGGCCAGCTTTCTGGAAACGGTTCGTCGCCGGCTGGGCCTGGAGGGTGTGTTTGTCATCGGCAAGCGACTGGAGGACTGCAGCTCTTGCGACTTCGGCCTTGCGCCGCGCACGGTAACGCTACGAGGCCTGGGTGCCATCGGAACCAAGGTTGCTTGGTGCGACAGGCTGATTCAGAGCAGCATCAAGTTGGTGCTGTTCACCACAAGGCGGATATGGAACGACGAGATCCGGAAATTGCCGGGAGTGGATTGGGCGGTTCCCATCCCGGTGCCTTGGAGCCGGCAGCGGCTGTTGGTGAGTGGCATCAGGGTAAACCAATGTTCCACGTGAAACATCACGACAGCGGAGGGTGAGTCGGATGGGTCTTGCCTCGGGGTTTCTGCGGGTGGAAGCGGCGCTTGGCGAGGAGCTTGTTTAAACCAACGCCCTGCCGCGAGTAACCGGTTCCAAGTCAAGCAGGTGTAAATGGTTTATTTGCGTGGATGAAAAGGACATACAGGACTATTTCGACGTTCCACGTGAAACATCGGGGGGGCGAAAGGCCGATCAGTTGAGTTTTTCAGGCCTTTCTGCTACTAGTGTCCTGCTTCCAGTGGGTTCAAACGGGACGCTCGCACTCAAAAATCCTTCAGATACCAGAATCGCAAGGGATTCTCTTGGCGAAAGTTATCGCCATCGCCAACCAAAAGGGTGGTGTGGGGAAGACCACCACCGGCATTAACCTGGCCGCATCCCTGGCCGCGGCCGAGATGAAAACCCTGTTGGTGGACTGCGACCCCCAAGCCAATGCCACCAGCGGCGTGGGGTTTTCAAAAGATGCCTTCAGAAAGAGCCTTTATCATCTCCTGTCCGGTGAGATCCGCTGGCAACAAGGGGTGCTCCAAACCGAACTGGAGGGGATGGATGTCGTTCCGGCCGATCAGAACCTGACCGGCGCGCTGGTCGAGCTTGTTGACGTCGACCGACGCGAGTTCCGGTTGAAAGAGGCGATCGCGCCTCTCCGCAGAAAATACCAGTTTGTCCTGCTCGATTGTCCCCCCTCACTGAATCTGTTGACGCTCAATGCCCTGGTTGCGGCAGACTCCGTCCTGATTCCCATCCAGTGCGAGTACTTTGCCCTGGAAGGAGTTTCGGAAATGCTGGAGACGCTCGTGCAGGTTCGCAGGCAGTGGAATCCGGGCTTGTCCGTGGAGGGGTTTCTATTGACCATGTTTGATGAGCGCACCAATCTCAGCCGGCAGGTGGCGGCGGACCTGCGCGCCTTCTTTGCGGGGCAGGTGTTCCGGACCGTCATTCCGAGGAATGTCCGCTTGGCGGAAGCTCCCAGTCACGGGAAGCCCATTATTCTTTACGACGTGAAGTCCAAGGGAGCCGGCAGCTATATACAATTGGCTCTGGAGGTGATCGATCATGGCACGAAAGGCGCTCGGAAAGGGGATTAGCGCGCTGCTGGGTGCGGCCAAGCCCGAGATGGATACGAGCTTGCGCGAGCTGGACGTGGCCTTGCTGGAACCCAATCCCTTCCAGACTCGAGAGATCTTTGACAAGGAGAGGCTGCGCGAGCTGGCTCGCTCCCTGGAGGTGAACGGGTTCGTTCAGCCCATTGCGGTTCGCCAGGTCGGGGACCGATTTCAGATCATCGCAGGAGAACGGCGTTGGAGGGCGGCTCAACTCCTGGGACTGCGCAAGATTCCGGCAGTTGTCAGGCCTCTTGACGACGACCAGTTGATGCAGGCCGCCCTGATCGAGAACCTGCAGAGGGAGAACCTCAATCCGATGGAGGAAGCCCGCGCCTACTCCCGCTTGGCTAACGAATTCGGGTTAACTCAGGAGGAAGTTGCCCGCAGGACCGGGAAAGAGCGCTCCACAGTGACAAACTTCTTGCGCTTGTTGAGATTGTCTGCGCCCGTCCAGGAGTTGGTCAAGGGGGGAAAGCTCTCCATGGGCCATGCCAGGGCGCTTCTGGCAGTGGATGATTCCCAGGCCCAGCTAGCGTTGGCTGCCGAGGCCTCCAGGCGGGGATGGTCGGTGCGGAGAATCGAGCGACTGATTTCTCAGCAAAAGAAATCCACCGGAAAGACGGAGGAGCCAAAAGGCCCGGACCCCAATGTCAAGGCGGCCGCGGCCAAGCTGGAGACATCCCTGGGAACCAGGGTGCGCATCGTCCCCAAGGGCAACCGGGGCCGGATAGAGATAGAGTACTATTCCCAGGAAGAGCTGCAACGCCTCTACCAGCGCTTGCTCAAGAATTAGGCTCCGATCGTGCTGACCTGCCGGGGCGAAATTCGGCGATAGAGGCCGGAATCGCCACGTCCTGGACAAACTTCATTCGAAACACCGTCCCGGCCGGCAGGCGGATTTCCTTGCCCCGGGTCAGCAGAATCCCCACGATGGCCCCAGCGACGGGTCCCGCGATGGCAGCCCCCAGGCTGCCCGTCGTTATGGCGATGGGAACCGAGGCCATGGACCCGATCGAGGCGCCCTGCTGGGCCCTTCCCAGATCGTGGCCGAGGTCCGGGTTGGCTATCAGCTTTCCTTCCTCGTCGGTCCGAATTTTCTCATCCTCGAAGATGTCGTCGGCTGCGTCCACCGAAACGGCAATCGGTTCAGTCCCGTAGTAGGTCTCCAAGCCGTCCATCAATGCGAAGAGCTGGGCCTTGCCCTTGACTCTTCCAGGCCGCTTGACGAGAGTGACCCGGCCCGAAAGCTCCATGCCTCTGGGCAGCACGTGCTCCCTGTCGATCCGAAGCGGTTCATACAGCGTCCAGTAGAGCAGGTCGCCTGCCTCGGAGAGCTTGGTGCTGACCGGGGTCTGCAAGGAGGCTTTGAACCTGGTTCCGGCCTGGATGGTCAGCGTTTGGTCGGAGGGGCCGCCGCGGTCCGAGGGTGTTTGGGCCACCAGCCCGACCGGCTGATGGACGGCCATCAGGATCGCGAGAGCCCAAAGAACAGAATCTCTTCTCATGGCGTTCTCCTGGTGCTTCGGTGGATGGGTGGAATTTGGACTAAACTCTACTTGAGCTCAATATCGAAATATAATAATTTTTGTTGTGTTCTATTGTTTTCTACGTCAGAAATAATTATTTTATAGCTGGCCAACCGTGACATCGTTCGAAAATCGCTCAAGCGCCGACTCTCAGGAAGCTGAAAAAAGACAAAACCCCAGGCCGTGGCGCGGGGTCGGATTCGGCGCTTGAGCGATTTTCGAATGATGTCGTCCTTGATCTCGAAAAAATGTTTTTCCACCCGGCTCCTACCCCTGACAAAGGGGGGCCTTGGGGACCTTGGCAGGGGAACCGGGCTGAGGTTCCCCCGGCGACGACGGTCTTGTCTCAGGATCAAATGGACCGCTTCTCTGGGCGACAGGACCTGCAGAGAGCCATATTCGGGATCCAGCAAGGTAATGCTTTCGACGTCGATGGAGAGTGCGTCAGAGCCCTGGTTGCTGATGATGAGGTTGATCGGAACCAGGCCCAGCTTGGAGAGGCCCTTGATGTCGAAGACTGTTCGTATCCTGGTTTCCGACAGATAGGGGTCGGCGGCGATGGTCACTGGCCCCTGGCTTTGACGAGAGGCGTACCCTTCCACCGGGCCGACCTTGACGGCCAGATTCTTGTAGGCCCCCGAGGCCGACCATGCCGGCAGCAAGCACCAGAGGCAGAGAAAAGAAACCGCGCGCAGGGCGGTTCGTCCGTCCGGTCGGCGATGCGGCATTCCGATGGCCCCGCTCCCATTCATGAATCCAAGCCCGCGTTTCTCCCGAGTCGCCGGCGACGAGCGGACCGGGTTCCTCTCTCCTGATGCCGGGTTGGGGTTGCGGGATGCTTCATTATAGCCGGTTCCGCACGAGGTCATGAGGCTGGGGATTCCAGTCCCTCCAGGACGCCTTGAAGATAACCGATGGCTCTGGCTGCCGCCGTGCTTCCGTCGGGCCGGTAATCGAAGGGTTCCACCGATACCGGGCCTTCGTACCGGTGCCGCCGCAGGGCTTGCAGGACGGGACCGAAGTTGAGGCTTCCCTGGCCCGGAGCCCGTCCGTTGGGATCGTTCAGGTGCACGTGGGCGATGGCTCCCGAAGGAAGCCATCGATCCACCAACTGCGGGAGGGGGGCCGATTCCGAGTGCGACGCGGCCCGGGTGTCGAGCATGGTGCCCAGTGAGGGGTTGGCCACGGCCTCCATCATTTCCACCGCGGTTCCGATGGTGTTGATGAAGTTGGTGTCGTGCGCCGCCAAGGGTTCGATGCAGTACCGGACACCGGCTTGAGCGGCCCTGTCGGCGACGGTTGCCCAAAGATCGCGGGCTCGCTGCCAGGCTTCCAGGGGATCTTCATCCGCCTTCACCTGGCGTTGCTTCGGAGATCCATGGACCAACACCTTGCCGCAGAGGTCGGCGCAGAGGTCGACGAGTCGCTTCAGGACTTCGATGGTTGTCCGGCGTACGCCGGGGTCGGCAGCGGTGATCGACAGCCCCGGCGGTGTCAGAAGCAGCCAATGAAGGCCCGTGATGGCTATGCCGGCGTCGGATGCCGCTCGGCGGAGCTCGGCCCTCCGGTCGGCCGAGAGGCGGTGAGGCTCCTCTCCGAGGGTGAAGGGAGCCAGCTCCAGACCGCTATACCCCAGTGCGGCCGCCCGTTGGCACTGGGCCGGGAACGGCAGGTCTCGCAGGACTTCGTTGCAGAGTGCGATCTTCATCCGGGTTCTCCTTTGAGTCGACTCTCCTGCCTAAGAGCCAGTTGAAGGATGGAAATCAGGCTGGCGGCAGTAAAAGGCTTTGGCAGGAACAGGATACAGCCCGAGGAAAAACTCTTCTGGACCATGCCGGGCTGGCTGCTGGCAGTGATCATGATAACCGGCAGATCCTTCAGGTTGGGGTCGGCCTTGATTTTCTCGGTCAGGGCGGGGCCATCCAGGCCAGGCATGAGGGCGTCGGTGATCATGGCGTCGAAGTGTGGTCCTCTCAAGCTTTCCAGGGCCTGTTGACCGTCGCCGGCGGTGGTCACTCGGTAGTTCCTTTGGGCCAGGATGGTCCGAATCAGGGCCAGAATATGGGGGTCGTCGTCCACGACCAGAATGTGTTTGTGGTCCATGGGGCGAATTTATGGTTGGGGGTCTGGTGAAGGAGGCGCAATGTGGGGAGGCCGTCATTCTACCCAAAGTCGGTTGGAATACAAAGCCCGGCAACGGTCGGCAAGCGCCCGGGCAGGCCCATAGTATGGCCCCATGCAGGGTGAGGCGACATCCTCCGCAGGCTGCGGAAGGGGGGGTGACTAATGAATCTTGCCGATGGCGGCCAGCATTCGTCCGGTGCTTTCTCCATCAGCCCGGTAGGAATAGAAGACATCCCGATGACAGGAGGTGCAGGGTGGATGGCTGAAAACGCCTCTGGCAGGGAGCCCCGCGGTTTCCAATTGACAGCGGCAGGCTGCCGACAGGTCCAGCATTCGCCGGGCGTCTGGAGGACCGGTTCCGGAGGAGAGGTCCCGTCCGGCAGGCTGGAAGTTTCTCCACAACTGGGGGCGGCCGGGGAAGGCCTCCTCGAAAGGCATGGCCACATCCTGGCCCACCTGGTAACAGCAGGGTCCGATGGAAGGTCCGATAACGGCAAGGCAATGCCGGGGATCGGAGGCGTATCGGGACTGCATGGCCTCAAGGGTCTTGGGTACGACCCCTGCCAGGAGGCCTCGCCAACCCGCATGCACGGCCGCCAGGATCCGTTTGGACTTGTCGACGATGAGCACGGGAAGGCAGTCGGCCACCTGGACGGCCAAAAGCACTCCGGAGCGACGGGTAATTACGGCATCCCCCTCCGCCGGCAGGTCTCCCGGAGCCAACCGATCCAGGCAAACGACGCCGTCGGAATGGCATTGGCGCAATCGCACCAGGACCATGGTGTTTCCGGCCAGGCTGGTAACAAAGGCGTTCTGAATCGGAACGGATTTGACATCCTCTCCGGATTGCTCGAAACTCGAAGCGCCGGGCAGCGGGTGGTCCCGCGACACGCGGTTTCGCAGGCTGAAACCGTGAACCAGCCAGGGGCAGGCCGCCAGCGCCGGGTGCTGCAGGCACAAGCCGCTTGGGGCCAGGCAAAAGGGATCTCCTCCGTGATGAGGCAGAAGAGTCGTGATCGTCGGTACCGGCATTGACCTTGTCGAGATAGGCAAGCTGAGAGCAGCCATGGAGCGGCGGGGTGACCGCTTGCGGAACCGGATATTCACGCCCGGCGAGATCCGCTACTGTGACGGGCGCCCAAACCCCTTTCAACACTACGCGGCTCGTTTCGCCGCCAAGGAGGCGCTGTTCAAGGCGATCGGGACGGGATGGAGCAGTGGCGTCGGCTGGCGCGATGCCGAAGTTCGCAATCGGACCAACGGCAAACCGGACCTTCTGCTCTCCGGCAAAGCCCTGGAGGTGGCTCGCCAACTGGGGGCTGCCCGCTACCGGATCAGCCTGTCCCACACCGATCGCTACGCGGTGGCCCAGGTAATCCTGGAGGGCTGAATGTCCGACCCTCGGGGGCGGCGGAAACGCAACCCGTGACACCCGTCGGGGTGAGTCCGGTGACACGCACCTGCAGCAGTTGATTGGGCTGCGGTTCGGCGCCGGCCAATTCGACCTGCAGGAAATTGGAACTCAGGGCTCGCCGGGTCGACCGCGGAGATTCGTCCTGGAGAGTGATCACCGGCAGATTCCGACCGACCTGGGACTCCCGAAAGATACGGTTCTTGACTTCGCCCAGCGTCCTCAACTCCAGGCTTCTGAGGGCCGCCACGGCCTTGGGCACCCCCGGCTCGAGCCGGGCGGCGGCGGTGCCCGGTCTCCTGGAGAAGGGGAAGACATGCAGGTAGGTCAGGGGTGAGTTACGGATCAAGTCCAGGGTCTGGGCATGATCTTCCTTTGTCTCTCCGGGGAATCCCACCATCACATCCGCTCCTATCGCCGCCTCGGGAACCCGCCGCCGGATCTTTTCCAGCAGTTCCAGATACTGGGTGGCTCTATAGGGCCGGCGCATGAGACCCAAGATGCGGCTGGAGCCGCTCTGCAGAGGCACGTGGAAGTGCTTGGCCATCCTGGGGGAGGTGGCCACCAGGTCGATGATCTCGTCGGTGACTTCCAGGGGTTCGATGGAGCTGAGTCGCAACCGCCGCAGGGGCTCTTGCAGAAGCAGCCGGCGGATCAGGCTCGCCAGACGGGCGCCGGGCTGCAAATCCCTCCCATAGCCGCCCAGATGGATTCCGGTCAGTACGATTTCCTTGTAGCCCTGGTTCAACAGGTGCCTGGTCTGGCGCAACACCTCGGTCAGGGGAAGACTGCGCGAATCGCCTCTTACAAACGGAATCACACAGTAGGAACATCGATAGCTGCAGCCGTCCTGCACCTTCAGAAAGGCCCTGGTTCTGCCGCCCCCTGACATGTCGGCAATGGATCGCAACTCCCGGGACTCGAAGATGCTGCTGCAGTAAACCTCGGCGCCGCCGGGCAATCGTGCTTCCGACTCCGCGCAATCGGCAGGAACGCCGTGAGGCACGTGCTTCTCTGCGACCAGGGCCGCCAGTTGCTGCTTGTGGGAGTTGCCGACAACGCAGGTGACACCCTCCATCCGGGCAATTTCCTCGGGCGCGCGCTGAGCGTAACAACCGGTCACCACGATGCTGGCTTCGGGGTTGTGACGGTGAATGCGCCGGATGGCCTGACGGGCCTGGGCATCGGCGGTCCGGGTGACCGTGCAGGTGTTGATGACCACGACGTCAGCGGTCACTCCCCTTCGAGTCTTCTCCAGGTTCTCCCGAAGGAGCGCCTGCTCGAGCGCAGCTCCATCCGACTGGCTGGCCCGACAGCCGAAGTTAAGGACCGAAAATGTCGGATTACCCATGGCAAGTTTCCGAAAAAATCCGAGAACCGACTGACCAGCGCGCCCAGGTGCGCCCATTGTCCGGCGGCAATCTTCTGGGTTGCCCTCGCGGGGATCGCGATCCCGCCAATCGGCCCCTGCCCTCAGTCGGGCCACACCCCGAGGGCGGCTTGAAGCGGTCGCTCAAAATTCCCTATAATAGCAGAATCGGTTCCGGGGAGTTCCCGCCGACGCGGGGCTTTGGGGGAAGGATGCCAGAGGAGAAAGAGGATTTCGTTCAAGAGTGGCCCGCCGAGGACGAAGCCAACCTGAAACCAGGAAAGGCGCGGCGCAAGAGCGCGGCCCGGGAGTGGCTCGAAAGCCTGGCATTCAGCCTGGTTTTCGTGTTCTTCTTCACCAAGTTTGTCGCTCAGGCCACTCAGGTTCCGACCGAGTCGATGAAGCCCACCATTCTGGTTGGGGATCATTTCTTCCTGGACAAGTTCGCCTTCCCGGCCAATTATCCGGATTTCCTCCTGAAAATTCTGCCGAATCGTGAGATCGAGAGGGGAGACATCGTGGCCTTCAAGCCTCCCCACGATCCCAGCGTGCCCTTTATCAAGCGCGTGATCGGCCTTCCCGGCGAGACCCTAGAGATCAGGGACAAATCAGTCTACATCGACGGCAGGAGACTCGAGGAACCCTATCAATACTTCGACCTGGGAGAGGACCGTTACGCACCCAAAGATTCCCACGGGCCTGTCCTGATTCCCCCGGACCACTATTTCATGATGGGCGATAACCGCGACAATAGCCACGACAGCCGGTATTGGGGGCCGGTGCCGAGCCGGAACATCATCGGGAAACCGCTGTTCATCTACTGGTCCTACGACGACGACCCCTACGATCCAAGCCCCAAATCCGTTCTACAGCACGCCAGGGAATACGGAAGCAAAGCCCTCAACTTCTTCAGCAGAACCCGCTGGTCCCGAACCGGTATGTTCTTGAAGTAGTTCACGTCCCCCGGTGAGAAATGCGGGCCAGCAACCGATCGGCGCACTGCTCGGCCCGTCGAACACAGTCCGGGATACCGATACCGGTGAGCCCGTTTCCCGCCAGCTGCAGGGACGGCCACCGGAGCATCCGGCTTTCAATCCGGGCCACCAGGTCCAGGTGCCCGACTCCATACTGGGGTATGCCCTCGGGGTGGCGTTCCACCCGGCTTAGCAGAGGCGCGCGGGTGATTCCCAGCAATTCTCCAAGGGTCCGACGGACCCGTGCAATCAACTCGTGATCGTCACCCTCAAGAGTTTCCGGGTGCAGCGCTCCGCCCACGAAAGCACGCAGGAGCGCCGTGTTCCCGGGGGCGCGTCCGGCGAACTTGCGGTGGCTGTAGCTGCAGGCCAGCATCGCCCCCTTTTCCACGGCCGGCACCAGGAAGCCGAACCCATCCATGGCGACGGGAACGTCCGCCGCCCGGTAGGCCAGGTTTACGGTTGCCGTGGTGGCATGGACCACGCTTCTCAAACTTGCCGCCAGGCTGGGTTCGAGGTCCTCCAACAAGTCAGCTGCCCGGCGGGCCGGAAGCGCAAGACAGATTCCGTCGGCCCGGATCGGGGAGCCCTTTTCCAGTTCGATCTCCCAACGGGGAGTCCGGTCCAGCCGCCGTAGCGACAGGACCTTGCAACCCAAATGGATCGACGGGGCCGGTATGGACTCCCGCAGTCGATCCACCAAAAGCTGCAATCCCTGATCCAGGGAGACAAAAAGGCCGTAGCGGGGACCGGCAGGGTGGCCATCAGCCGATGACTGTTGCCGCTTGCGGTCCCGCCACATGGCCAGCAGGAGGCTGCGGTGGCGTTCTTCCATTTCGAGAAACTGCGGGAAGGTTGCTCTCAGACCCAGCTGTTCAGGATCGGCGGTATAGATCCCGCCGACCAGGGGTTGGGCCAGGCGTGCCAAGGCTTCCTCTCCCAGGCGACGGCGAACGAAGGCGGCCAGGCTCTCATCGTGCTTGGCTGAAAGGGGCCGCCGGCGCGGCAGCACCAGGTCGGCCGCCATGCGGATCTTGCCCGCCCAACTCAGAAGGGGGGAGGCGGCAAAGGAGCCGAATCGATAGGGTGCGATCAGGTGGAACCCCTCCGGAACAGGCAGCAGCTTCCCGCCCCGTACAATAAGAGTCCTGCGATGGCTGGGTGAGGTGCCGATGAGGCTCCTCTCCAGCCCGAGGCGCCGGCAGAGATCCACCGCCCAGGGCTTCTCGGAAATGAAGGAATCGGGCCCTCCTTCCAGCAGGAATCCCTGCTCCTTTACGGTGTGGATGACACCCCCCAGGCGCCGGTCGGATTCGAACAAGTCCAGGCGGACGGGCTGGGGCAGCCTTGAGGCTCTTTCCAGCAATCGATGAGCCGCCGCCAGCCCTGAAATTCCTCCTCCAACCACAACCAACCGGTAAGGGGGCTTCGATGGGGAGTTCATGGGAGATTGGCCGACTTCGGAGGGGTGCGGAACGTACTGTAGTCGTCAATTCAACACTATAGGAGTCGGTCGAGGGCGCTGTCAAACCGGTTGACCAAGCGCAAATCGGCTGTCCGCGAAGGAAGCCGGAACGGCGCCGGCGCCATCGGTAAGGGGGCGTGCGGCCCTCCGGCTGACTCCTTGACTTTGTCTTGAATCCCCTCATAATTAAGGTTCTTGACGGCAGATCAAGGGGCCATTCTTTGGTAATCGATACCCTTCTCAAGACAGTTTTCGGCAGCAAGCACGAGCGGGACATCAAGGCCATTCAACCCACGGTTGATCGGATCAACGCCCTGGAACCCTCCCTCTCCGACCAGACGGACCAGGAGCTGCGTGCCCACACCGACCGGTTCAAGACACGGTTGGCCGCCGGCGAGACCCTGGAGGACCTGCTCCCGGAAGCCTTCGCCGTGGTTCGGGAGGCTGCCAGGCGGGTGCTCAAGATGAGGCACTTTGACGTGCAGCTCATGGGCGGCGTGGTGCTTCATCAGGGGAAGATCGCCGAGATGAAAACGGGAGAGGGCAAGACCCTGGTTGCCACGCTGCCGGTCTACCTCAATAGCCTGGAGGAGAAGGGTGTCCATGTCGTCACGGTCAACGACTATCTGGCTCGCCGCGACGCCGAGTGGATGGGCAGGGTCTACCGATTCATGGGGTTGTCGGTGGGAGTGGTTCAGCATGACATGGACGACGACGAGCGCCGCAAGGCCTACCAGTGCGACGTGACCTACGGCACCAACAACGAGTTCGGATTCGATTACCTCCGCGACAACATGAAGTTCGAAATCGGCGACCGGGTCCAAAGAGCGCATCACTACTCCATCGTGGACGAGGTCGACTCCATCCTGATCGACGAGGCTCGAACGCCTCTGATCATCTCGGGACCGGTAGAGAGTTCCCAGCAGAAGACCTACATGGCCATGCGGCCGTTGGCTGAACGCATCCGTGCCCAGCAGACGAAATTTCTGGGCCGTGCCTTGCGGGAGTCAATCCAGCAAATCGACTCTGACGGCCAGGCCACTGAGGAGACGCTGGAGAAACTGCTGCTGGTCAAGCGCGGCGATCCCAAGAACAGGCAGTATCTGGACCTGCTGGTCAAGCACCGTGATCTGAAAAAGAAGATCGATCAGGTCGAAGGCCAGCTCATGAGCAACAAGCAACTGTCCGAGTTCGACAACCAGCTCTACTGCTTTATCGACGAGAAATCGCACAACGTCGAGATCACCGAGAAGGGCCAGGAGTTTCTGGCGGGCGGACGCATGGACGACTACGTCATTCCCGACCCGGACGACCCGGACTACAGCGAGAAGCGCTACGTCGAAGTCACCGAGCGCCTGCACACCATACAGCAACTGGTCAAGGCCTACTGGCTCTACGAGAAAGACGTGCACTACGTCGTCAACGACAACAAGGTCACGATCGTAGACGAGTTTACGGGGCGCCTCATGCCTGGCCGCCGCTGGAGCGATGGCCTGCACGAAGCGGTAGAGGCCAAGGAGCGGGTCAAGATCGAAAGGGAGAATCAAACCCTGGCGACGGTCACGTTCCAGAACTATTTCCGCATGTACGGGAAACTGGCGGGAATGACCGGAACGGCCGACACCGAGGCCATGGAGTTCAGCAAGATCTATAAACTGGAAGTGGTGGTGGTTCCCCCCAACAGGCCCATGATCCGGATGGACTATCCGGACGTGGTCTATCGCACCGAACCGGAGAAGTTCAGAGCGGTGGTTGAGGAGATCCGGGAGCTGCACGAGCAGGGCCAACCGGTGCTGGTGGGGACCATTTCCATCGAAAAGTCGGAGCGATTGAGCGGATTGCTCAAGAAGTCAGGGGTAAAGCATGTGGTGCTGAATGCCAAGTACCATGAGAAGGAAGCCGAGATCGTGGCTCAGGCTGGACGCAAGGGGGCGGTGACCATCGCCACCAACATGGCGGGTCGCGGGACCGATATCGTGCTGGGCGGCAACGCCGAGTTCCTGGCCAGGGAACGGCTGCACAAGCAGGGTGTGGACCTGGCGACGCTCACCCAGGAGGAGTGGGAGAGGGCGCTCGACGAGGTCGACCAGCAGTTTCAGCAGGGTCGAGAGCAGGTGATCGCTGCCGGGGGGCTGCATATACTGGGAACGGAGCGTCACGAGTCCCGGCGCATCGACAACCAGTTGCGCGGCCGCTCAGGGCGCCAGGGGGATGTCGGGAGCTCCCGGTTCTACCTCTCGCTGGAGGACGATCTCATGAGGATCTTCGCCAGCGAAAAGGTGTCCAGCATCATGCAACGTTTGGGGATGGAGGAGGACGTTCCCATAGAATCCCGTCTGATCAGCAAGAGGATTGAATCGGCTCAAAAACAGGTCGAGGCCCACAACTTCAGCATCCGAAAGCATTTGCTGCAATATGACGACGTCATGAACCAGCAGCGCAAGACCATCTACGGACTGAGGGAACAGTTCCTGAGCAAGAGCGACCAGAAGGAGTACCTGCTCGAGTTGAGCGAGGACGTCATCGGCGGGTTCATCGACAGCTACTGCGACGCCGACAGCGATCCCGAGGAGTGGGACGGCGAAGGGCTTCGCAAGGCCGTGGCCCAGCAGTTCGGCCTGGATCTGCGTCACGAGAACATCCAGGTGGAGCAACTCAATCGGGAGGAGCTGCTGGAGGCCATTTGCGCCAGGGCCAGGGAGAAGTACGAACGCAAGGACGAGGAAATCGGCTCGCAGGAGATGCGCCAGTACGAAAGGCTGATTCTGCTCAATGTCCTGGACGCCCATTGGAAGGACCATCTGCTGGCGATGGACCAATTGAAGGAAGGGATCGGATTACGGGGCTATGGTCAGCGAGATCCCCTGGTGGAGTACAAGAAGGAATCCTTCGCTACCTTTGAACAGATGATGGATGGTATCGAAGAGCAGAGTCTACGTTATCTTTATCTGCTGCAGCCGGTTGAAGACAGGGACAAGGTTCGCGAGATGGAGCGCCGCCAGCGCAAACAGGAAATGGTGATGGGGGCTGCCGAGGAAGCGGCCGAGCCGCGCAGGCCCGTCATTCGAGGGCGGAAAATCGGCCGCAACGAGCCTTGCCCCTGTGGTAGCGGCAAGAAGTACAAGAAGTGCTGCGCTCTGACTGCGGCTTGAAGAAGGAAACGGTAAGGGAGTGTCCATGTTGACCAGGGAGGTGCCTGAAGGCTTG from Acidobacteriota bacterium harbors:
- the mtaB gene encoding tRNA (N(6)-L-threonylcarbamoyladenosine(37)-C(2))-methylthiotransferase MtaB gives rise to the protein MGNPTFSVLNFGCRASQSDGAALEQALLRENLEKTRRGVTADVVVINTCTVTRTADAQARQAIRRIHRHNPEASIVVTGCYAQRAPEEIARMEGVTCVVGNSHKQQLAALVAEKHVPHGVPADCAESEARLPGGAEVYCSSIFESRELRSIADMSGGGRTRAFLKVQDGCSYRCSYCVIPFVRGDSRSLPLTEVLRQTRHLLNQGYKEIVLTGIHLGGYGRDLQPGARLASLIRRLLLQEPLRRLRLSSIEPLEVTDEIIDLVATSPRMAKHFHVPLQSGSSRILGLMRRPYRATQYLELLEKIRRRVPEAAIGADVMVGFPGETKEDHAQTLDLIRNSPLTYLHVFPFSRRPGTAAARLEPGVPKAVAALRSLELRTLGEVKNRIFRESQVGRNLPVITLQDESPRSTRRALSSNFLQVELAGAEPQPNQLLQVRVTGLTPTGVTGCVSAAPEGRTFSPPGLPGPPRSDRCGTG
- the lepB gene encoding signal peptidase I; translation: MPEEKEDFVQEWPAEDEANLKPGKARRKSAAREWLESLAFSLVFVFFFTKFVAQATQVPTESMKPTILVGDHFFLDKFAFPANYPDFLLKILPNREIERGDIVAFKPPHDPSVPFIKRVIGLPGETLEIRDKSVYIDGRRLEEPYQYFDLGEDRYAPKDSHGPVLIPPDHYFMMGDNRDNSHDSRYWGPVPSRNIIGKPLFIYWSYDDDPYDPSPKSVLQHAREYGSKALNFFSRTRWSRTGMFLK
- the hemG gene encoding protoporphyrinogen oxidase — translated: MNSPSKPPYRLVVVGGGISGLAAAHRLLERASRLPQPVRLDLFESDRRLGGVIHTVKEQGFLLEGGPDSFISEKPWAVDLCRRLGLERSLIGTSPSHRRTLIVRGGKLLPVPEGFHLIAPYRFGSFAASPLLSWAGKIRMAADLVLPRRRPLSAKHDESLAAFVRRRLGEEALARLAQPLVGGIYTADPEQLGLRATFPQFLEMEERHRSLLLAMWRDRKRQQSSADGHPAGPRYGLFVSLDQGLQLLVDRLRESIPAPSIHLGCKVLSLRRLDRTPRWEIELEKGSPIRADGICLALPARRAADLLEDLEPSLAASLRSVVHATTATVNLAYRAADVPVAMDGFGFLVPAVEKGAMLACSYSHRKFAGRAPGNTALLRAFVGGALHPETLEGDDHELIARVRRTLGELLGITRAPLLSRVERHPEGIPQYGVGHLDLVARIESRMLRWPSLQLAGNGLTGIGIPDCVRRAEQCADRLLARISHRGT
- a CDS encoding SEC-C metal-binding domain-containing protein, which produces MGAAEEAAEPRRPVIRGRKIGRNEPCPCGSGKKYKKCCALTAA